The following proteins are co-located in the Blastopirellula sediminis genome:
- a CDS encoding SRPBCC family protein, giving the protein MNRAFTLEPDPNLDLVLERVVDVPRELVWAAWTTPEHICQWFCPRPWSVTECEIDLRPGGVFSTTMRSPEGELFPNAGCYLEVIPGERLIWTDMLLPGFRPAEQGFMTGILTLESVDGGTKYTAMAFHRDEETRKQHEEMGFHAGWSTALDQLVELVKSF; this is encoded by the coding sequence ATGAATCGTGCGTTCACCCTCGAGCCGGATCCGAACTTGGACCTGGTATTGGAGCGAGTTGTCGATGTTCCTCGCGAATTGGTTTGGGCTGCTTGGACGACGCCGGAGCATATTTGCCAGTGGTTTTGCCCTCGTCCCTGGTCGGTGACCGAATGCGAGATCGACCTGCGACCGGGCGGCGTCTTCAGCACGACGATGCGTTCGCCCGAAGGGGAATTGTTCCCCAACGCAGGTTGTTATTTAGAAGTCATCCCCGGCGAACGCTTGATCTGGACCGACATGCTCCTCCCTGGTTTTCGCCCTGCCGAGCAAGGTTTCATGACCGGCATCCTCACGCTCGAATCGGTTGACGGCGGCACAAAATACACGGCGATGGCGTTTCACCGCGACGAGGAAACTCGCAAACAGCACGAAGAGATGGGGTTCCATGCTGGCTGGAGTACGGCGCTTGACCAATTGGTGGAGCTGGTCAAAAGCTTCTAA
- a CDS encoding SGNH/GDSL hydrolase family protein produces the protein MYSVFPRRHFLALTSAAAASVALPTLLHAAAPEPKVEDNVAWYDVQEWGVEGKGWDDAIRYYDRLPGRAEKKVRGAVWSLSRHSAGMLTRFETDAPAIHVRYKLLSNSLDMPHMPATGVSGVDLYARNEQGEDRWLAVSRPAAQEVNAVLVNDIDPRPNGQPRLYTLYLPLYNGVDKLEIGVPKGSKFAAVAPRDEKPIVFYGTSIMHGACASRPGMSISGIVGRRMNRPVINLGFSGNGRLEAEVGEFLTELDPAVYVIDCLPNVDGPVVAEKTEPLVMQLRKAHPDTPILLVEDRTYTYAPFKKSARARHEGSRKAFRQAFENLQAAGVKDLYYLPGDGLLGDDGEAATDGSHPSDLGMVRYADAYVPALEEILNKK, from the coding sequence ATGTACAGCGTCTTCCCTCGTCGTCACTTCCTAGCTCTGACCTCTGCCGCCGCCGCGTCTGTTGCGCTGCCAACTCTGTTACACGCCGCCGCGCCGGAGCCGAAAGTCGAAGACAACGTCGCCTGGTACGACGTGCAAGAATGGGGAGTCGAAGGCAAAGGCTGGGACGATGCGATTCGCTACTACGATCGTTTGCCGGGTCGGGCCGAGAAGAAGGTTCGCGGCGCGGTCTGGAGCCTCAGCCGACATTCGGCTGGCATGCTGACCCGATTTGAAACCGACGCTCCGGCGATTCACGTTCGCTACAAGCTGCTGAGCAATAGTCTCGATATGCCGCATATGCCTGCGACCGGCGTGAGCGGCGTCGATCTGTACGCGCGGAATGAGCAAGGAGAAGATCGCTGGCTCGCCGTTTCGCGTCCCGCCGCACAAGAGGTCAACGCGGTGCTGGTTAACGATATCGACCCGCGCCCCAATGGCCAGCCGCGACTTTATACCCTCTATCTGCCGCTGTACAACGGCGTCGATAAACTCGAAATCGGCGTTCCCAAGGGAAGCAAATTCGCCGCCGTCGCGCCGCGCGACGAAAAGCCGATCGTCTTCTACGGCACGTCGATCATGCATGGCGCTTGTGCGTCGCGTCCCGGGATGTCGATCAGCGGCATTGTCGGTCGCCGCATGAATCGCCCGGTGATCAATCTCGGCTTCTCCGGTAACGGCCGCTTGGAGGCGGAAGTGGGCGAGTTCCTGACCGAACTCGATCCGGCGGTCTACGTGATCGACTGCTTGCCGAACGTCGACGGCCCGGTCGTCGCGGAAAAGACCGAGCCGCTGGTGATGCAGTTGCGCAAAGCGCATCCTGATACGCCGATCCTGCTGGTCGAAGACCGAACTTACACCTACGCTCCGTTCAAGAAATCGGCCCGGGCTCGCCACGAAGGAAGCCGCAAGGCGTTTCGCCAGGCGTTTGAAAACCTGCAAGCCGCAGGCGTCAAAGATCTGTACTATCTCCCCGGCGACGGTTTGCTCGGCGATGACGGCGAAGCGGCGACCGATGGATCGCACCCCAGCGATCTCGGCATGGTTCGCTATGCCGACGCTTACGTTCCGGCCCTGGAAGAGATCCTGAACAAGAAGTAG
- a CDS encoding sulfatase-like hydrolase/transferase has translation MTRNLLSLASLLSLTIILSTAAAVDIDSLRVPASPIADALQYVGPAIREENYTIWGAAPVIDDEGKTHLFAARWPEGNVDPAWRKSSEIAHYVADSPAGPFQFKDVVVAGSGVAGAWDRYAPHNPEVKRFGDKYVLVYIANSDYRQPPHPLNQKIGMMVASSPDGPWRKVGKDGLILDNAPDHFSAGRQVVNPAIVQVGDKYHLYYKTSTRQNGKTQTYFGLAIADQLEGPYRHQPEPVTADGVVIEDASVFTWDGKVCLLTTDNHGDVTGLEGGLALWVSEDGIRFRPDWIQLGMRLFSDYLPDFDQKPLRRIYGNRPKAERPKVLTIDGRPAYLYVASGFTYDGTSRCMNHAFKINLPPDVGPTPEVSAAVSTNAKRPNIVFFLVDDMGWQDTSLPFHTETTALNRQYRTPNMERLAADGMKFTQAYACAICSPTRISWMTGMNAARHGVTCWTLRKDVSPSGKHPNLQEPTWNLNGLSPVAGIPNTVQATTLPSLLQKSGYKTIHIGKAHFGAKGTPGEDPKNLGFDVNIAGHAAGGPGSYHGKHNFSAAWRNADRIWDVPGLEAYHGQDIFLTEALTIEANKEIDKAVAANQPFFLYMAHYAVHAPWENDDRYVENYQDAELPGLGKTLATMLEGMDKSLGDILANLRRHGVEDDTIIVFMSDNGAPQNVPRNLPLRGHKISPYEGGDRVPLIVKWPGVTQAGSTTSDYVLIDDIFPTFLELAQIDGEHPSDGVSFVPQLKQAETIPGRGRPLFWHYPNLYNQPPFSSVRQGDWKLIYHHASQKFELFQLADDIGEKTNLAEKMPDKTRALAQVLSDYLRSVDAAMPIVKATGKPVPWPDEAL, from the coding sequence GTGACTCGCAATCTTCTTTCGCTCGCGTCGCTACTCTCTCTCACGATCATTCTGTCGACCGCTGCCGCTGTGGACATCGATTCGCTTCGCGTTCCGGCCTCACCGATCGCCGACGCACTGCAGTATGTCGGCCCTGCGATCCGCGAAGAGAATTACACGATCTGGGGCGCGGCGCCAGTAATCGATGACGAAGGGAAAACCCATCTGTTCGCCGCGCGCTGGCCGGAAGGAAACGTCGATCCAGCATGGCGCAAGTCAAGCGAGATCGCGCACTACGTCGCCGACAGCCCCGCCGGACCGTTCCAGTTTAAAGACGTCGTCGTCGCAGGAAGCGGCGTCGCGGGAGCTTGGGATCGCTACGCCCCTCACAATCCCGAGGTCAAGCGATTCGGCGACAAGTATGTCCTCGTCTACATCGCCAACAGCGACTACCGCCAGCCTCCTCATCCGCTAAATCAGAAGATCGGCATGATGGTGGCATCCTCTCCCGATGGTCCGTGGCGGAAAGTGGGTAAGGACGGGCTAATCCTCGATAACGCGCCGGATCACTTTTCCGCCGGTCGGCAAGTCGTAAACCCTGCGATCGTTCAGGTTGGCGATAAGTACCACCTCTATTACAAGACGTCGACGCGTCAAAACGGCAAAACGCAGACCTACTTTGGACTCGCGATTGCGGACCAATTGGAGGGCCCCTATCGTCATCAACCGGAACCTGTTACCGCCGACGGCGTGGTAATTGAAGATGCGTCGGTCTTTACCTGGGATGGCAAAGTCTGCTTGTTGACCACCGACAATCATGGCGACGTCACCGGACTAGAAGGAGGACTGGCGCTTTGGGTCAGCGAGGATGGAATTCGTTTTCGTCCTGATTGGATCCAACTCGGCATGCGGCTCTTCTCGGACTACCTTCCGGACTTCGATCAAAAACCGCTCCGTCGGATCTACGGCAATCGCCCCAAAGCGGAACGCCCCAAGGTGCTGACGATCGACGGCCGCCCTGCCTATTTGTACGTCGCTTCCGGCTTTACGTACGACGGGACGTCGCGCTGCATGAACCATGCGTTCAAGATCAACCTGCCGCCCGACGTTGGCCCGACTCCGGAAGTTTCGGCCGCCGTTTCCACCAACGCCAAGCGTCCCAACATCGTCTTCTTCCTGGTCGACGACATGGGTTGGCAAGATACGTCGCTGCCGTTTCATACCGAAACGACGGCGCTCAATCGGCAATACCGCACGCCGAACATGGAACGCCTGGCCGCCGATGGAATGAAATTCACCCAGGCCTATGCCTGTGCGATTTGCTCGCCGACGCGGATCAGTTGGATGACCGGCATGAACGCCGCTCGGCACGGGGTCACCTGCTGGACGCTGCGAAAGGACGTTTCGCCTTCCGGCAAACATCCAAATCTGCAAGAGCCGACCTGGAACCTGAATGGGCTGAGTCCAGTTGCCGGAATCCCCAATACCGTGCAAGCGACCACGTTGCCGTCGCTGCTGCAAAAATCGGGCTACAAGACGATCCATATCGGCAAAGCCCACTTTGGCGCGAAAGGGACGCCAGGCGAAGATCCGAAGAACCTCGGCTTCGACGTGAACATCGCCGGACATGCCGCTGGCGGACCTGGCAGTTATCACGGCAAGCATAACTTCAGCGCGGCGTGGCGCAACGCAGATCGAATCTGGGACGTTCCGGGGCTGGAAGCGTATCACGGCCAAGATATCTTTCTAACCGAGGCGCTGACGATCGAGGCGAACAAGGAAATCGACAAAGCGGTCGCAGCGAACCAACCCTTCTTCCTGTACATGGCCCACTATGCGGTCCATGCGCCTTGGGAAAATGACGATCGCTACGTTGAGAACTACCAAGACGCCGAGCTGCCGGGCCTGGGCAAAACGCTGGCGACGATGCTCGAAGGAATGGACAAGTCGCTGGGAGACATCCTGGCGAATCTTCGCCGCCATGGCGTTGAGGACGATACGATCATCGTCTTCATGTCGGACAACGGGGCGCCCCAAAACGTTCCACGCAACCTGCCGCTCCGCGGTCACAAGATCTCGCCGTACGAAGGGGGCGACCGCGTGCCGCTAATCGTCAAATGGCCCGGCGTGACCCAGGCCGGATCGACGACCAGCGACTACGTCTTGATTGACGACATTTTTCCGACCTTCCTTGAACTGGCGCAGATCGACGGCGAGCATCCCAGCGACGGCGTCAGCTTCGTCCCGCAACTAAAACAAGCCGAAACGATCCCCGGTCGCGGACGTCCTCTCTTCTGGCACTATCCGAATCTCTACAACCAACCTCCCTTCAGTTCCGTCCGCCAGGGAGACTGGAAGCTGATTTACCATCACGCCTCGCAGAAGTTCGAGCTCTTCCAGTTGGCCGACGACATCGGCGAAAAGACGAACCTGGCCGAAAAAATGCCTGACAAAACGCGTGCGCTCGCCCAAGTTCTGTCTGACTATCTCCGTTCCGTTGATGCTGCGATGCCAATCGTCAAAGCGACCGGCAAACCAGTCCCTTGGCCGGACGAAGCGCTCTAG
- a CDS encoding MBL fold metallo-hydrolase — protein MTNAMNPTEEGTILQVRAPAINFYVLRDREELYLIDAGFIGGLRLLQRALARRSWNRFPIRGVIVTHGHLDHILNVKTIARRYGAWIAAPRLDAEQYAGKSNYPGKARVAQWLETFGRPILGFQRFTPDRLLDDGDMLDVWQGLKAVHLPGHTGGHMGYYAPERRLLFSGDLFVSYRGAARLPPDIFNSEPQQIPASVHAALAYDLEGVLPNHCDPSPPAEHLRRFRALGSRLAARNSSD, from the coding sequence ATGACCAACGCGATGAATCCGACGGAAGAGGGAACGATACTTCAGGTACGCGCTCCGGCGATCAACTTCTACGTCCTGCGCGATCGAGAAGAACTCTATCTGATCGACGCTGGATTTATCGGTGGCTTGCGGCTCTTGCAACGTGCGCTTGCGCGGCGCAGTTGGAATCGCTTTCCCATTCGCGGCGTTATCGTCACGCATGGTCATCTCGACCACATCTTGAACGTGAAGACGATTGCGCGGCGCTACGGCGCTTGGATCGCTGCGCCACGATTGGACGCCGAACAGTATGCGGGCAAATCCAATTATCCCGGCAAGGCCCGCGTTGCGCAGTGGCTGGAAACGTTTGGAAGGCCGATCCTCGGCTTTCAGCGATTTACGCCGGACCGATTGCTTGATGACGGCGACATGCTCGACGTTTGGCAAGGGCTGAAAGCGGTCCATTTGCCGGGGCATACCGGCGGGCACATGGGATACTACGCTCCCGAGCGGCGATTGCTGTTCAGCGGCGATCTGTTCGTCAGCTATCGGGGAGCGGCCAGATTGCCCCCTGACATCTTTAATTCAGAGCCGCAGCAGATTCCGGCCAGCGTCCACGCGGCGCTGGCGTACGATCTGGAAGGAGTCTTGCCGAATCACTGCGATCCTTCGCCGCCAGCCGAGCATCTCCGACGTTTTCGCGCATTAGGTTCGCGACTCGCGGCTAGAAACTCTAGCGACTAG
- a CDS encoding transporter substrate-binding domain-containing protein gives MKTFFASKMLCIGLVVTMLSVGCSPAEKPTEPKTLTVAISPDIPPYVLDKATSGLEVDLMKIAFSEYELSFVQLPYEELEKAVPEKKAEVSAGVRQEHENQFDSNDFIGFSNVAIAKKSANIKIEKIADLAPYEVLTWQNAYLDLGGEFEKMYAPAGPDRAKYKEVADQKIQVEDFWKSDNAVIVIDQNIFNHFSESLGHSLDDVQVFDLFPAVTNFKVAFADEKLCIEFNNRIRQLCKNGEYQKLLDKYQVQLPETPCDEAKGEN, from the coding sequence ATGAAAACGTTCTTCGCTTCGAAAATGCTGTGCATTGGCCTCGTCGTCACGATGCTTTCGGTCGGCTGCTCGCCTGCGGAAAAACCGACCGAACCGAAGACTCTGACCGTCGCTATTTCGCCGGACATTCCCCCCTATGTTCTGGACAAGGCGACCAGCGGACTTGAAGTCGATCTGATGAAGATCGCCTTTTCGGAGTACGAGTTGAGCTTCGTCCAGCTTCCCTACGAAGAGCTGGAAAAGGCAGTACCGGAGAAGAAAGCGGAAGTCTCGGCCGGCGTTCGCCAAGAGCATGAAAACCAGTTCGACTCGAACGATTTCATTGGGTTTTCCAACGTCGCGATCGCCAAAAAGTCGGCCAACATCAAGATCGAGAAGATCGCCGACCTCGCTCCGTACGAAGTGCTAACCTGGCAAAACGCTTACCTGGACTTGGGGGGCGAATTTGAAAAGATGTACGCTCCTGCTGGTCCCGACCGGGCGAAATACAAGGAAGTCGCCGACCAGAAGATCCAAGTCGAAGATTTCTGGAAGTCGGACAACGCGGTAATCGTAATCGATCAAAACATTTTCAATCACTTCTCGGAGTCGCTCGGTCATTCGCTGGACGACGTCCAGGTCTTTGACCTCTTCCCGGCAGTTACCAACTTCAAAGTCGCTTTCGCCGACGAAAAGCTCTGCATCGAGTTCAACAATCGAATTCGTCAGCTCTGCAAGAACGGCGAGTATCAGAAGCTGCTGGACAAATACCAGGTCCAATTGCCGGAAACGCCCTGCGACGAAGCGAAAGGGGAGAACTAG
- a CDS encoding HXXEE domain-containing protein, producing MAIPEKTPAPLKWLDDNWPFAGAVSMLFLIGMLPLVAGVWSFALVLVFLQLIVYQIHQLEEHLGDRFRRFVNETVAGGQEALTPRATMWINVGCVWIVYFVALLMAGLFDVGWGLIAVYTMLLNALAHVAMTLALHRYNPGLWTAIFLFLPVGGFTWIILSECNGLGMIAHIVGLATALAIHIGIVLSVKHREHMLTHLA from the coding sequence ATGGCCATTCCTGAAAAAACGCCTGCTCCACTCAAATGGTTGGACGACAACTGGCCCTTCGCCGGCGCCGTGTCGATGCTGTTTCTGATCGGAATGCTGCCGCTGGTCGCCGGAGTTTGGAGCTTCGCGCTCGTTCTGGTTTTCCTCCAATTGATCGTCTACCAAATCCACCAGTTGGAAGAGCATCTGGGAGATCGCTTCCGCCGCTTCGTCAACGAGACGGTCGCCGGAGGCCAAGAGGCGCTGACGCCGCGGGCCACCATGTGGATCAACGTCGGCTGCGTCTGGATCGTTTACTTCGTCGCGCTGCTGATGGCCGGGCTGTTTGACGTCGGCTGGGGTTTGATCGCCGTTTATACGATGTTGCTGAACGCGTTGGCGCATGTCGCGATGACGCTGGCGCTCCATCGCTACAACCCAGGCCTCTGGACCGCAATCTTTTTGTTTCTGCCGGTCGGCGGATTCACATGGATTATCTTGAGCGAATGCAACGGCCTAGGAATGATCGCCCATATCGTCGGTCTGGCGACTGCGCTGGCGATCCATATCGGCATCGTCCTGAGCGTGAAACATCGCGAACACATGCTGACCCACCTGGCGTAA
- a CDS encoding aldo/keto reductase, translating to MQYRQLGGSGLTVPVLSFGTGTFGGGGEFFKAFGSSDVAEATRLVDICLDAGLTMFDSADIYSQGAAEEILGQAIKGRRDQVLVSTKGTFRMGDGPNDVGSSRFHLTKAVEASLRRLGTDYIDLYQLHCFDATTPVEETLMTLDDLVRAGKIRYIGCSNFSGWHLMKSLAVSDRYGLSRYVAHQAYYSLVGRDYEWELMPLALDQKVGTVVWSPLGWGRLTGKIRRGQPLPENTRLQSQIARDIGPPVPDERVYDIIDALDDVAAETGKSVAQIALNWVLQRPSVSTVIIGARTEEQLKQNLDVVSWVLTTEQIAQLDAASETTRAYPYWHQLQFEERNPRPV from the coding sequence ATGCAATATCGACAACTCGGCGGATCGGGGCTGACGGTCCCCGTTTTGAGCTTCGGCACCGGCACCTTCGGCGGCGGAGGAGAGTTCTTCAAGGCTTTTGGAAGTTCCGACGTCGCCGAAGCGACCCGCCTGGTTGACATCTGTCTCGACGCAGGGCTGACGATGTTCGACTCGGCCGACATCTATTCGCAAGGCGCTGCGGAAGAGATTCTTGGCCAGGCGATCAAAGGACGTCGCGACCAGGTTCTGGTCTCGACGAAGGGAACGTTTCGCATGGGAGACGGTCCCAATGACGTCGGCTCCTCGCGATTCCACCTGACCAAGGCGGTCGAAGCGAGTCTGCGACGTTTGGGCACCGACTACATCGATCTCTATCAACTGCATTGCTTTGATGCGACGACTCCGGTCGAAGAAACGCTGATGACGCTCGACGATCTGGTTCGGGCTGGAAAGATTCGCTACATCGGCTGCTCGAACTTCTCCGGCTGGCACTTGATGAAGTCGCTCGCCGTCTCCGATCGCTACGGCCTATCACGTTACGTCGCCCATCAGGCCTACTACTCTCTTGTCGGTCGCGACTATGAGTGGGAATTGATGCCGTTGGCCTTGGATCAAAAGGTCGGCACGGTCGTCTGGAGCCCGCTTGGTTGGGGCCGACTTACCGGCAAGATTCGCCGTGGTCAGCCGCTCCCCGAGAACACACGACTGCAGAGCCAGATTGCCCGCGATATTGGCCCACCCGTCCCAGACGAACGAGTCTATGACATCATCGACGCGCTCGACGACGTCGCCGCGGAAACCGGGAAGTCGGTTGCGCAGATTGCATTGAACTGGGTGCTGCAGCGTCCGAGCGTTTCCACGGTGATCATCGGGGCTCGCACCGAAGAGCAATTGAAGCAGAATCTCGACGTCGTCAGTTGGGTCCTGACGACGGAGCAAATCGCGCAGCTCGACGCTGCGAGCGAAACGACGCGCGCATATCCCTATTGGCATCAGCTCCAGTTTGAAGAACGGAACCCACGTCCCGTTTAG